A genomic stretch from Telopea speciosissima isolate NSW1024214 ecotype Mountain lineage chromosome 7, Tspe_v1, whole genome shotgun sequence includes:
- the LOC122669812 gene encoding probable pectinesterase/pectinesterase inhibitor 51 isoform X2, with product MACLFSLTFFLFFCLSSAKSAPPQIIQQACKATRFPNSCETSLTQSSKLTQNSKAIEIVQASMSISAQNLKTAQSMLKTILDTSSDNLNRSRTATICLQVLNDSEFRQSSAADVFPRGRIKDARAWMSAALSYQTDCWSGLKNVNDSQRVNQTIAFMESLIGLTSNALSMMVSYDLFQDELDSWRPPMTERSGFWEESGIGRSGTGFKLRFPSGLKADVTVCKEEGNGCYKTVQAAVDAAPDNQVARRFVISIKAGVYEETVRIPLQKKNVVFLGDGMGKTVITGSLNVGLLGINTYNTATVGVLGDGFMARDLTIQNTAGPDAHQAVAFRSDSDLSIIENCEFLGNQDTLYVHSLRQYYKRCRIEGNVDFIFGNSATVFQDSLILVRPRQVKPEAGETNVVTAHGRTDPAQSTGFVFQNCVVNGTDEYMGLYYGKPKVHQNFLGRPWKEYSRIVFINCYLEALISPPGWMPWSGDFALSTLYYGEFKNSGVGANITGRVPWSSKIPKKHINAYSLQSFIQGDEWITTSS from the exons ATGGCTTGCCTCTTTTCTCtcaccttcttcctcttcttctgtcTTTCCTCTGCTAAa TCCGCTCCTCCTCAGATCATCCAACAAGCCTGCAAAGCCACCCGCTTTCCCAACTCATGCGAGACATCATTAACTCAATCGTCAAAATTGACCCAGAACTCGAAGGCTATCGAGATCGTCCAAGCATCCATGTCGATCTCGGCACAGAACCTTAAGACCGCCCAGTCCATGCTGAAAACCATCCTCGATACCTCTTCAGACAACCTGAACCGCTCTAGGACCGCCACGATCTGCTTGCAGGTCCTAAACGACTCGGAATTTCGGCAATCATCGGCAGCCGACGTCTTTCCACGTGGTCGGATCAAGGACGCCCGGGCGTGGATGAGCGCGGCCCTTAGCTACCAGACTGATTGCTGGTCGGGCCTCAAGAACGTCAACGATAGTCAAAGAGTCAACCAAACGATAGCATTCATGGAGTCGTTGATTGGGTTGACCAGCAATGCCCTCAGCATGATGGTCTCCTACGACCTCTTCCAGGACGAGCTCGACTCTTGGAGACCTCCCATGACGGAGAGATCCGGATTCTGGGAGGAGAGTGGGATAGGACGGTCGGGTACCGGGTTCAAGTTACGTTTTCCGTCGGGTTTAAAGGCCGACGTGACGGTATGTAAGGAGGAGGGAAACGGCTGTTACAAGACCGTGCAGGCGGCGGTAGACGCTGCACCGGATAACCAGGTAGCTCGCAGGTTCGTCATCAGCATCAAGGCTGGTGTGTACGAGGAGACCGTACGGATCCCGTTGCAGAAGAAGAACGTCGTCTTTTTGGGTGATGGTATGGGCAAAACCGTCATTACAGGATCCTTAAATGTGGGCCTGCTTGGCATCAACACTTACAACACCGCCACCGTCG GGGTTCTAGGAGACGGTTTTATGGCCCGGGATCTGACGATACAGAACACGGCTGGACCGGATGCACACCAAGCTGTGGCATTCCGATCGGATAGTGACTTATCGATTATCGAGAACTGTGAGTTCCTGGGGAACCAAGACACACTCTACGTCCACTCCCTACGCCAGTATTACAAGCGGTGCCGCATCGAAGGCAACGTAGACTTCATCTTTGGCAACTCGGCCACAGTGTTTCAGGACTCGCTCATCCTGGTCCGGCCACGCCAGGTCAAACCGGAGGCTGGTGAGACCAATGTAGTCACCGCCCATGGACGGACCGACCCGGCGCAGTCCACGGGGTTCGTTTTCCAGAATTGTGTGGTCAATGGAACGGATGAGTACATGGGCTTGTACTATGGCAAGCCCAAGGTTCACCAGAACTTCTTGGGGAGGCCATGGAAGGAATATTCAAGAATAGTTTTCATAAATTGTTATTTAGAGGCGCTCATCAGCCCACCAGGGTGGATGCCATGGAGTGGCGACTTTGCGCTGTCGACACTGTATTATGGCGAGTTCAAGAATTCCGGTGTCGGGGCTAATATAACAGGGAGAGTGCCGTGGAGTAGTAAGATACCTAAGAAACATATCAATGCCTACTCTCTTCAGAGTTTCATTCAAGGGGATGAGTGGATCACTACGTCTTCATGA
- the LOC122669812 gene encoding probable pectinesterase/pectinesterase inhibitor 51 isoform X1 encodes MACLFSLTFFLFFCLSSAKLHHHHHHHHHHLHPTQKPNTTFASAPPQIIQQACKATRFPNSCETSLTQSSKLTQNSKAIEIVQASMSISAQNLKTAQSMLKTILDTSSDNLNRSRTATICLQVLNDSEFRQSSAADVFPRGRIKDARAWMSAALSYQTDCWSGLKNVNDSQRVNQTIAFMESLIGLTSNALSMMVSYDLFQDELDSWRPPMTERSGFWEESGIGRSGTGFKLRFPSGLKADVTVCKEEGNGCYKTVQAAVDAAPDNQVARRFVISIKAGVYEETVRIPLQKKNVVFLGDGMGKTVITGSLNVGLLGINTYNTATVGVLGDGFMARDLTIQNTAGPDAHQAVAFRSDSDLSIIENCEFLGNQDTLYVHSLRQYYKRCRIEGNVDFIFGNSATVFQDSLILVRPRQVKPEAGETNVVTAHGRTDPAQSTGFVFQNCVVNGTDEYMGLYYGKPKVHQNFLGRPWKEYSRIVFINCYLEALISPPGWMPWSGDFALSTLYYGEFKNSGVGANITGRVPWSSKIPKKHINAYSLQSFIQGDEWITTSS; translated from the exons ATGGCTTGCCTCTTTTCTCtcaccttcttcctcttcttctgtcTTTCCTCTGCTAAattacaccaccaccaccaccaccaccatcatcatctccACCCAACCCAGAAACCCAATACAACATTTGCTTCCGCTCCTCCTCAGATCATCCAACAAGCCTGCAAAGCCACCCGCTTTCCCAACTCATGCGAGACATCATTAACTCAATCGTCAAAATTGACCCAGAACTCGAAGGCTATCGAGATCGTCCAAGCATCCATGTCGATCTCGGCACAGAACCTTAAGACCGCCCAGTCCATGCTGAAAACCATCCTCGATACCTCTTCAGACAACCTGAACCGCTCTAGGACCGCCACGATCTGCTTGCAGGTCCTAAACGACTCGGAATTTCGGCAATCATCGGCAGCCGACGTCTTTCCACGTGGTCGGATCAAGGACGCCCGGGCGTGGATGAGCGCGGCCCTTAGCTACCAGACTGATTGCTGGTCGGGCCTCAAGAACGTCAACGATAGTCAAAGAGTCAACCAAACGATAGCATTCATGGAGTCGTTGATTGGGTTGACCAGCAATGCCCTCAGCATGATGGTCTCCTACGACCTCTTCCAGGACGAGCTCGACTCTTGGAGACCTCCCATGACGGAGAGATCCGGATTCTGGGAGGAGAGTGGGATAGGACGGTCGGGTACCGGGTTCAAGTTACGTTTTCCGTCGGGTTTAAAGGCCGACGTGACGGTATGTAAGGAGGAGGGAAACGGCTGTTACAAGACCGTGCAGGCGGCGGTAGACGCTGCACCGGATAACCAGGTAGCTCGCAGGTTCGTCATCAGCATCAAGGCTGGTGTGTACGAGGAGACCGTACGGATCCCGTTGCAGAAGAAGAACGTCGTCTTTTTGGGTGATGGTATGGGCAAAACCGTCATTACAGGATCCTTAAATGTGGGCCTGCTTGGCATCAACACTTACAACACCGCCACCGTCG GGGTTCTAGGAGACGGTTTTATGGCCCGGGATCTGACGATACAGAACACGGCTGGACCGGATGCACACCAAGCTGTGGCATTCCGATCGGATAGTGACTTATCGATTATCGAGAACTGTGAGTTCCTGGGGAACCAAGACACACTCTACGTCCACTCCCTACGCCAGTATTACAAGCGGTGCCGCATCGAAGGCAACGTAGACTTCATCTTTGGCAACTCGGCCACAGTGTTTCAGGACTCGCTCATCCTGGTCCGGCCACGCCAGGTCAAACCGGAGGCTGGTGAGACCAATGTAGTCACCGCCCATGGACGGACCGACCCGGCGCAGTCCACGGGGTTCGTTTTCCAGAATTGTGTGGTCAATGGAACGGATGAGTACATGGGCTTGTACTATGGCAAGCCCAAGGTTCACCAGAACTTCTTGGGGAGGCCATGGAAGGAATATTCAAGAATAGTTTTCATAAATTGTTATTTAGAGGCGCTCATCAGCCCACCAGGGTGGATGCCATGGAGTGGCGACTTTGCGCTGTCGACACTGTATTATGGCGAGTTCAAGAATTCCGGTGTCGGGGCTAATATAACAGGGAGAGTGCCGTGGAGTAGTAAGATACCTAAGAAACATATCAATGCCTACTCTCTTCAGAGTTTCATTCAAGGGGATGAGTGGATCACTACGTCTTCATGA